From the genome of Bradysia coprophila strain Holo2 unplaced genomic scaffold, BU_Bcop_v1 contig_355, whole genome shotgun sequence:
ATGACAGAGGTTATCTCGTAACGCAAGATGAATTGGATCAAACATTGGAACAGTTCAAAGAACAATTTGGTGACAAGCCCAGGTACATCTGTTTTTATCATCCCTTTTAGTCAACAAAACTTCAAACCtgtttgtcaaattttcagcGAAAAACGTCCTGCTCGTTCCGATTTAATCGTACTGGTTGCACACAATGACGATCCAACAGatcaaatgtttgttttctttccCGACGAACCGAAAATCGGCATCAAAACTATCAAAACATACTGCACCCGTATGCAGGAAGAGAACATCCATCGAGCAATTGTCGTTGTTCAGGGCGGTATGACTCCATCGGCCAAACAGTCCTTGGTGGACATGGCACCGAAATATATCTTAGAACAATTCCTCGAATCTGAGTTGCTGATCAACATTACGGAGCATGAATTGGTACCTGAGCATGTTGTTATGACCCCCGAAGAGAAACAGGAATTATTGCAACGATATAAGTTAAAGGAAAATATGCTCATGCGAATTCAAGCTGGTGATCCGGTGGCTAGATACTTTGGATTGAAAAGAGGACAAGTAAGTTGAAATGTCACTAGGCAGTAAAATGTGCAACAATTCAATTTGGATTCGATTTTAGGTTGTCAAAATTATCCGGCCATCGGAAACAGCTGGCAGATACATTTCGTA
Proteins encoded in this window:
- the LOC119081201 gene encoding DNA-directed RNA polymerases I, II, and III subunit RPABC1; translation: MDDEAETYKLWRIRKTVMQLSHDRGYLVTQDELDQTLEQFKEQFGDKPSEKRPARSDLIVLVAHNDDPTDQMFVFFPDEPKIGIKTIKTYCTRMQEENIHRAIVVVQGGMTPSAKQSLVDMAPKYILEQFLESELLINITEHELVPEHVVMTPEEKQELLQRYKLKENMLMRIQAGDPVARYFGLKRGQVVKIIRPSETAGRYISYRLVC